From a region of the Sandaracinaceae bacterium genome:
- a CDS encoding prepilin-type N-terminal cleavage/methylation domain-containing protein has protein sequence MSRLRHRTARTREAGITLVEAMIALTIMGIVASMVWSAFSQTSRSKARVEEDLDRMHVIQMALERMARELSMAYVSAHRPTSPALLTVHTAFIGHDHGGRDRVDFTSFSHQRLYRDAHESDQNELSYFIARDPENSREQVLARREQNRIDDDPTRGGHVEVMVNNVESLDLEYLDPTTKEWVRSWDTTQGTGQVNRLPSQVRITLRVPHHRDPSRTLTYGTRASVNMVWALNHAIYNP, from the coding sequence ATGAGTCGCCTGCGCCACCGCACCGCGCGCACGCGCGAGGCCGGCATCACGCTGGTCGAGGCGATGATCGCGCTCACCATCATGGGCATCGTGGCCAGCATGGTGTGGTCGGCCTTCTCGCAGACATCCCGCAGCAAGGCGCGCGTCGAGGAAGACCTCGACCGCATGCACGTCATCCAGATGGCCCTCGAGCGTATGGCGCGTGAGCTGAGCATGGCCTACGTGTCCGCGCACCGGCCCACCAGCCCTGCCCTGCTCACCGTGCACACGGCGTTCATCGGCCACGACCACGGCGGGCGCGACCGCGTGGACTTCACCTCGTTCTCGCACCAGCGCCTGTACCGCGACGCGCACGAGAGCGACCAGAACGAGCTGAGCTACTTCATTGCACGCGACCCCGAGAACAGCCGCGAGCAGGTGCTGGCCCGACGCGAGCAGAACCGCATCGACGACGACCCCACGCGTGGCGGCCACGTGGAGGTGATGGTCAACAACGTGGAGTCGTTGGACCTCGAGTACCTGGACCCCACCACCAAGGAGTGGGTGCGCAGCTGGGACACCACGCAGGGGACGGGCCAGGTGAACCGGCTCCCCTCGCAGGTGCGCATCACCCTCCGCGTGCCACACCACCGCGACCCGAGCCGTACGCTGACCTATGGCACACGCGCGTCCGTGAACATGGTCTGGGCCCTCAACCACGCCATCTACAACCCATGA
- a CDS encoding prepilin-type N-terminal cleavage/methylation domain-containing protein: MTRLTRRRRHAGFTLLEVMVAVAILALSLTAIFSSQVGAMRTAARSRHVNTASLLARCKMGEVEEQIANEGLPAIDDKGRDECCEGAELRGYRCEWSIDRVVLPGDMGGGEGEEGEDGEGGLPGMGEGDAPALAMGDFLGGGSDTSGLAEMAIGLAYPVLKPHIEEQVRRVTVEVFWTEGETERSFDVVQYVVGEQPPAAAAAAADPEAEPAP, from the coding sequence ATGACGCGCCTGACGCGCCGCCGTCGCCACGCGGGGTTCACCCTGCTGGAGGTCATGGTCGCTGTCGCGATCCTGGCGCTGTCGCTCACCGCCATCTTCTCGAGCCAGGTGGGCGCCATGCGCACCGCCGCGCGCTCCCGCCACGTCAACACCGCCAGCCTGCTGGCGCGCTGCAAGATGGGCGAGGTGGAGGAGCAGATCGCCAACGAGGGCCTGCCCGCCATCGACGACAAGGGCCGTGACGAGTGCTGCGAGGGCGCCGAGCTCCGCGGCTATCGCTGCGAGTGGAGCATCGACCGCGTGGTGCTGCCGGGCGACATGGGCGGCGGCGAAGGGGAAGAGGGCGAAGACGGCGAGGGCGGGCTGCCCGGCATGGGCGAAGGCGACGCCCCCGCGCTGGCCATGGGCGACTTCCTGGGTGGTGGCAGCGACACCTCTGGGTTGGCCGAGATGGCCATTGGCCTCGCCTATCCCGTGCTCAAGCCGCACATCGAGGAGCAGGTGCGGCGCGTGACCGTGGAGGTCTTCTGGACGGAGGGCGAGACCGAGCGGTCTTTCGACGTGGTGCAGTACGTGGTGGGCGAGCAGCCACCTGCGGCGGCGGCGGCCGCGGCCGACCCGGAGGCGGAGCCTGCCCCATGA